A region from the Tahibacter amnicola genome encodes:
- the glyS gene encoding glycine--tRNA ligase subunit beta: MLDSLLIEIGTEELPTRTVDELAQAFAGGIIEGLKKRGFAVDGEAAKVYCSPRRLALWLAGVADAQPDQAIERRGPAIAAALDASGQPTKALSGFAASCGTTVEALQRLETDKGAWFVYRAEQPGQPLAALLPDVIGESLKALPVPKPMRWGDHDYAFVRPMHWLVILHGSRVIDAEIFGIASGRASRGHRFHHSGPVAVDSADAWLDALRGARVLADPAERRQRIRDEVERAGREIGATPRLRPELLDEIANLTEWPVAIRCTFERDFLRVPQEALIMTMETNQKFVPVFDAAGKLTEHFIGIANIESADPAEIRKGYERVIRPRFADARFFYDEDLKAPLESHQPTLANVTYQQALGSVWDKTIRVAELARTIANRVGVDAALATRAAGLAKCDLMTRMVGEFPELQGTMGRYYATAGNEPAEVAEALDTFYQPRFAGDGIAPGRVGQVLAVAERVDTLCGIFAVGQKPSGNKDPFALRRAALGLARTLIESGLSLDLPALLADALGQIPESALAAGMPKPKEGAPAFDAGQRRAELGRELYDFVLDRLRGYYTDLGIAPDLFEAVRALAPGDLSDFDARLRAVGEFARLPEAAALAAANKRIGNILRQAGQVEFGQIQTNLLGTGAESGLHDALVNAQAATAPLIADRTYVAVLKRLAELRDPVDAFFNDVMVMADDAAVRQNRLTLLAQLRQLFLHVADISVLQAA; the protein is encoded by the coding sequence ATGCTTGATTCCCTGCTGATCGAGATCGGCACCGAAGAACTGCCGACCCGCACCGTCGACGAGCTGGCCCAGGCGTTTGCCGGCGGCATCATCGAAGGATTGAAAAAGCGCGGTTTCGCGGTCGATGGCGAGGCTGCCAAGGTCTACTGCTCGCCGCGCCGTCTCGCGCTGTGGCTAGCGGGCGTCGCCGATGCGCAGCCGGACCAGGCCATCGAACGGCGCGGTCCTGCGATCGCCGCCGCGCTTGATGCCAGCGGCCAGCCGACCAAGGCGCTCAGCGGCTTTGCCGCGTCCTGTGGTACCACGGTCGAGGCCCTGCAGCGCCTGGAAACGGACAAGGGCGCCTGGTTCGTCTACCGGGCCGAGCAGCCGGGACAGCCGCTGGCGGCGCTGCTGCCCGATGTCATCGGCGAGTCTCTCAAGGCGCTGCCGGTGCCAAAACCCATGCGCTGGGGCGACCACGACTACGCCTTCGTCCGGCCGATGCACTGGCTGGTCATCCTGCACGGCAGCCGTGTCATCGACGCCGAGATCTTCGGCATCGCGAGTGGCCGCGCATCCCGGGGCCACCGCTTCCACCACAGCGGGCCCGTTGCGGTCGACAGCGCCGATGCCTGGCTCGACGCCCTGCGCGGTGCGCGCGTACTGGCAGATCCGGCCGAACGACGCCAGCGCATCCGCGACGAGGTGGAGCGTGCCGGGCGCGAGATCGGCGCCACGCCGCGCCTGCGTCCGGAGCTGCTCGACGAAATCGCCAACCTCACGGAATGGCCGGTCGCCATCCGCTGCACCTTCGAACGTGACTTCCTGCGCGTGCCGCAGGAAGCGCTGATCATGACGATGGAGACCAACCAGAAATTCGTCCCCGTTTTCGACGCGGCCGGCAAGCTCACCGAGCATTTCATCGGCATCGCGAACATTGAAAGCGCGGATCCGGCGGAAATCCGCAAGGGTTACGAGCGCGTGATCCGCCCGCGTTTCGCCGACGCGCGCTTCTTCTACGACGAAGACCTGAAGGCCCCGCTCGAATCGCACCAGCCGACGCTCGCGAACGTCACCTACCAGCAGGCGCTCGGCTCGGTCTGGGACAAGACCATCCGCGTCGCCGAGCTGGCCCGCACCATCGCCAACCGCGTCGGTGTCGACGCTGCACTGGCCACCCGTGCGGCCGGGCTTGCCAAGTGCGATCTCATGACGCGCATGGTCGGCGAGTTCCCCGAGCTGCAGGGAACCATGGGGCGCTACTACGCGACCGCCGGGAACGAGCCGGCAGAGGTGGCCGAAGCGCTCGATACGTTCTACCAGCCGCGATTTGCCGGTGACGGCATCGCCCCCGGCCGCGTCGGCCAGGTGCTGGCCGTGGCCGAGCGCGTGGATACGCTGTGCGGCATCTTTGCGGTTGGCCAGAAGCCGAGCGGGAACAAGGATCCGTTCGCCCTGCGCCGTGCCGCCCTGGGCCTGGCGCGGACCTTGATCGAAAGCGGCCTGTCGCTGGACCTCCCCGCTCTCCTGGCGGACGCACTCGGCCAGATCCCCGAATCCGCCCTGGCCGCCGGAATGCCCAAGCCGAAGGAGGGCGCCCCTGCCTTTGACGCCGGTCAACGTCGTGCGGAGCTGGGACGCGAACTCTACGACTTCGTGCTGGACCGTCTGCGCGGCTACTACACCGACCTGGGGATCGCTCCGGATCTGTTCGAGGCCGTGCGCGCCCTGGCGCCGGGCGACCTGTCGGACTTCGACGCACGCCTGCGCGCCGTGGGTGAGTTCGCGCGCCTGCCCGAGGCGGCGGCCTTGGCCGCGGCGAACAAGCGCATCGGCAACATCCTGCGCCAGGCCGGCCAGGTGGAGTTCGGGCAAATACAGACGAACCTGCTGGGTACCGGCGCCGAATCAGGCCTGCACGACGCCCTGGTCAACGCCCAGGCC